The proteins below are encoded in one region of Arthrobacter sp. CJ23:
- a CDS encoding antibiotic biosynthesis monooxygenase has product MSTEHPITVSVARTVLPGYTRQASAWAAAGQELAREWPGYLGSGWVRTAANSDEWNMLYRFADAETLQAWEESEERRWWIESSAGLLEVTRVERRTGIEGWFSQPGDVNLVVPETMVPPRWKQAVSIFRPSRAVAGRHIS; this is encoded by the coding sequence GTGTCCACCGAGCATCCCATTACCGTTTCCGTCGCCCGCACCGTCCTGCCCGGCTACACCCGCCAGGCCAGCGCCTGGGCGGCCGCCGGCCAGGAACTCGCGCGCGAATGGCCCGGCTACCTGGGGTCCGGGTGGGTGCGGACGGCGGCCAATTCCGACGAATGGAACATGCTTTACCGTTTCGCGGATGCGGAGACCCTGCAGGCGTGGGAGGAGTCCGAGGAGCGCCGTTGGTGGATCGAGAGCTCGGCAGGGCTGCTGGAAGTCACACGGGTGGAGCGCCGCACCGGGATCGAGGGCTGGTTCTCGCAGCCGGGCGACGTGAATCTGGTGGTCCCGGAAACCATGGTGCCGCCGCGCTGGAAGCAGGCCGTGAGCATCTTCAGGCCAAGCCGCGCCGTAGCCGGGCGTCACATTAGTTGA
- a CDS encoding DoxX family protein — MNQSTLTNTALTVLRVIVGFIFAAHGWQKFNEFTIAGTQAAFTQMGVPAASLVAPVVATIELVGGIALIVGVLARVFAALLALDMLGALFLVHAPAGIFADKGGYEFVLALAAAALAVALTGAGRISVDAVVFGRNGSKLSVLA, encoded by the coding sequence ATGAACCAGTCCACCCTGACCAACACAGCCCTTACCGTCCTGCGCGTCATCGTCGGCTTCATCTTCGCCGCGCACGGCTGGCAGAAATTCAACGAATTCACCATCGCGGGCACCCAGGCAGCCTTCACCCAGATGGGCGTGCCCGCCGCTTCGCTTGTTGCGCCCGTAGTGGCAACCATCGAGCTGGTGGGCGGCATCGCCCTGATCGTCGGCGTCCTGGCCCGCGTCTTCGCGGCCCTGCTGGCGCTCGACATGCTCGGCGCCCTGTTCCTGGTCCACGCCCCGGCGGGCATCTTCGCCGACAAGGGCGGCTACGAGTTCGTCCTGGCCCTTGCCGCAGCAGCACTGGCCGTGGCCCTGACCGGCGCCGGGCGGATCTCCGTGGATGCCGTCGTCTTCGGCCGGAACGGCTCCAAGCTGAGCGTCCTCGCCTAG